In Aspergillus nidulans FGSC A4 chromosome IV, a single window of DNA contains:
- a CDS encoding FUSC family protein (transcript_id=CADANIAT00000539), with product MVATITVYFHPARSQGSMFKALVCACLAFIYTAFISITSMCVEMFFQDTLHLLPLGHAIVLIVFCGGGLGFIGWTKQRLNDPLVNVACSLASLSTISVLTKEGAVQAGDLSFTKISHVLKMIIMGVSATMTVSFLIFPISARKKLRSNLTSATETMATMLALITESFLSGSEEELQTAEFVNAAAQHKKAYGQLDSLVKEAKLEHYVRGTEKEYRLEKNLVRWVQDITHNLGGLRSAASMQFQLLKQTKPFGSPQPQSIGLSHQGVDVCRSISPWSMAEDRPYLEPIDERPEDDISEPDVLRPTLSRRQTSESEASAALLPADIFAIFIDHLGPSMRSLAFTLKEIFKEIPFGPAPSYKVTVDSRFITSLDRALELYKASREEALKSIYREKDIFKVKTLEIEADLEEVAASCGHFSFSLLEFGEQLKELLAILDELQLESEERPHGRSWNWLKFWRKNDLERRRFADSDQPLIESSPLRNSIAIPQPSYSSSQLQNSAPEFKKPFAKTRIGYQIWRSLSVFRRDDMKFAIKVGTGAALYACPSFITSTRPIYSHWRGEWGLLSYMLVCSMTIGASNTTGYARFLGTCLGAVCAILSWYITDGNALGLAFSGLMMATWTSYIIIVKRQGPMGRFIMLTYNLSVLYAYSLTQQDGQDDQDEGGDSPVITEIALHRVVAVFSGCIWGIIITRLIWPISARKRLKDGLALLWLRLSLIWKSGPLSATHSSKQQTEFMTARDKLEVERFLAHLESLQVSARSEFQLKQAFPDAVYTNLLAHTRNMVNAFVAMNLELAKNMTASQGELAILDYTVSERRHLSSRISHLLSFMASSMKMEYPLVDNLPNVEHARDRLLARLFHYRKNWEISKSSTDEDYSLLYAYVLVTGQLSKEIERISEEIGRLFGVLDESAVKLYA from the exons ATGGTCGCAACCATAACGGTATACTTCCACCCAGCTCGATCGCAGGGGAGTATGTTCAAGGCTTTGGTCTGTGCTTGTTTGGCCTTCATCTACACGGCTTTTATCTCGATCACAAGTATGTGCGTTGAAATGTTCTTCCAAGACACACTACACTTGCTACCACTGGGGCACGCCATTGTTCTTATAGTGTTCTGCGGGGGCGGACTTGGTTTCATCGGTTGGACGAAGCAAAGGCTGAATGACCCCCTCGTCAACGTTGCATGCTCTCTGGCTTCACTTTCGACGATTAGTGTCTTGACAAAAGAAGGTGCAGTGCAAGCCGGAGATTTATCGTTTACGAAAATTTCACACGTCTTGAAAATGATTATCATGGGGGTCTCTGCCACAATGACTGTATCATTCTTAATATTTCCCATATCTGCGCGGAAGAAATTGCGGTCAAATCTCACCAGTGCCACCGAGACCATGGCAACGATGTTGGCTTTGATCACAGAGAGCTTTCTGAGCggctcagaagaagagctccaAACTGCAGAATTTGTCAATGCAGCTGCGCAACATAAAAAAGCATACGGCCAGCTCGACTCTCTCGTCAAAGAAGCTAAGCTCGAGCACTATGTGAGAGGAACTGAGAAGGAGTATAGGTTGGAAAAGAACCTCGTTCGCTGGGTACAGGATATAACTCACAACTTGGGAGGCTTGCGCAGTGCTGCATCAATGCAGTTCCAGCTGCTTAAGCAGACAAAGCCTTTTGGTTCACCGCAGCCACAAAGCATAGGGTTATCCCATCAAGGAGTTGACGTTTGCCGGTCAATCAGTCCATGGTCAATGGCCGAGGATCGACCTTATTTGGAACCAATTGACGAAAGGCCGGAAGACGATATATCAGAACCCGATGTCCTGAGGCCAACCCTAAGTCGTAGGCAGACTTCTGAATCTGAGGCTagtgcagctcttcttcctgcagATATTTTCGCTATTTTTATAGACCATTTGGGACCATCCATG AGATCACTTGCTTTCACGCTAAAGGAGATATTCAAGGAAATACCTTTCGGACCGGCCCCCAGCTATAAAGTCACTGTGGACAGCAGGTTCATCACTAGCTTAGACCGTGCTCTTGAGCTTTACAAGGCATCTCGAGAGGAAGCGCTGAAATCTATATACCGGGAGAAAGATATCTTCAAGGTTAAGACCCTGGAAATCGAAGCAGACCTGGAAGAGGTCGCCGCCAGTTGTGGGCATTTCAGCTTTTCGCTTTTGGAGTTCGGCGAACAGTTAAAGGAGTTGCTCGCAATATTGGATGAGCTACAGCTCGAGTCTGAAGAGCGACCCCATGGAAGATCTTGGAATTGGTTGAAATTCTGGCGTAAAAATGACCttgagcgaagaagattCGCCG ACTCAGACCAACCACTAATAGAGTCGAGCCCTTTGCGGAACTCAATTGCTATTCCACAACCCTCGTACAGCTCTTCACAGCTTCAAAATAGCGCTCCCGAATTTAAGAAACCGTTTGCGAAGACCAGGATCGGGTACCAAATCTGGAGATCACTCAGCGTGTTTCGACGCGATGATATGAAATTCGCGATTAAGGTAGGGACTGGTGCAGCTCTCTATGCCTGTCCTTCCTTTATCACATCCACTCGACCCATTTATTCACATTGGCGAGGAGAATGGGGTCTGCTGTCCTACATGCTGGTTTGCTCTATGACTATCGGTGCCTCAAATACCACTGGCTATGCACGTTTTCTGGGAACATGTCTCGGCGCAGTTTGCGCCATCCTGTCATGGTATATCACTGACGGGAATGCGCTCGGCCTCGCCTTTTCAGGCCTGATGATGGCTACTTGGACGTCCTACATCATTATCGTCAAACGTCAAGGCCCGATGGGCCGCTTTATTATGCTTACATATAATCTCTCGGTCTTGTACGCATATTCACTCACCCAGCAAGACGGCCAGGATGACCAGGACGAGGGCGGAGATAGTCCCGTCATTACTGAAATAGCGCTCCATCGGGTCGTGGCCGTGTTCTCTGGTTGCATCTGGGGTATTATCATCACGCGGCTGATATGGCCCATTAGTGCACGGAAGAGATTGAAGGACGGGCTCGCGCTGTTATGGCTTCGGTTGAGCTTAATCTGGAAATCTGGCCCGCTCTCTGCAACTCACAGTTCCAAGCAGCAAACTGAATTCATGACTGCAAGGGATAAGCTTGAGGTTGAGCGATTCCTAGCCCACCTCGAGTCTCTCCAGGTGTCTGCACGATCCGAGTTTCAGCTTAAGCAAGCTTTTCCGGACGCTGTGTATACTAATCTTCTTGCGCACACACGAAACATGGTTAATGCTTTTGTGGCTATGAACCTTGAGCTGGCCAAGAACATGACTGCTTCGCAAGGCGAGCTAGCCATTCTTGATTATACCGTCTCTGAGAGACGACATTTGTCATCTCGCATTAGCCATCTGCTGTCTT TCATGGCGTCGTCCATGAAAATGGAATATCCCTTAGTCGATAACCTGCCCAACGTTGAGCATGCAAGAGACCGACTTCTCGCCCGTCTTTTCCACTACCGTAAGAATTGGGAAATATCCAAGTCTTCGACAGATGAAGATTATTCACTGCTCTATGCATACG TGCTGGTGACTGGACAATTGTCGAAGGAAATTGAGAGAATATCAGAAGAGATTGGACGACTTTTTGGGGTCCTCGATGAGAGCGCAGTAAAACTTTATGCCTAG
- a CDS encoding WD40 repeat domain-containing protein (transcript_id=CADANIAT00000540) yields MAIWAASPSTTRGQPTQLSSDAKGERLAYASNKSIFLRSIDDPAVARQYTEHKVQTTVARFAPSGFYVASGDASGVVRVWDCVGEGITKGEYSIVNGRINDLAWDGDSQRIIAVGDGKQRYGHCITWDSGNTVGEISGHTQAINAVSIRQQRPLRAAAAGDDKNVVFYHGAPFKFNTGIRDKHTNYIYGVGFSPDGSTLVSVGADRKIWLYDGKSGEVKGQIGEGEHKGSIFAVSWSKDSRKFVTASADKTVKIWDAEAGKVTQNWNIGGEGNQNFLNQQVGVVWPPGRSDNLLISLSLSGDLNYLVEGTPEPRQIIQGHQKNITSLTAFESSSGEETLWTGSFDGRVCGWDVPTGKAETIEGDGSSSYIAGLTSTQEGAGRLYSVAWDDTIRSLDIGAKTYTGSSSKLSGQPKGIAGGGTTVLVANAESIEIHRDGQKVGDFKPNFSVTAVAAHGSIAAIGGDDSTVQICDIAGTSLTPKHDFKASRDVVSAMAFSPDGSKLAIGDSRGRVLVYKVADGSLVNDRWTAHTSRITSIAWNDNGAHIVSGALDTNIFVWSLTNPGDWLQVSNAHKEGVNGVAWIAGGSKVASAGADAAVKVWKVEGLK; encoded by the exons ATG GCAATCTGGGCCGCCAGCCCCTCCACCACGAGGGGTCAACCCACCCAGCTTTCTTCCGATGCTAAAGGCGAACGTCTCGCTTACGCG TCAAATAaatccatcttcctccgctccATAGATGACCCCGCTGTCGCTCGTCAGTACACCGAGCATAAGGTGCAGACAACAGTCGCCCGCTTCGCACCATCAGGATTCTATGTTGCTAGCGGAGATGCTAGCGGTGTTGTTAGAGTGTGGGATTGCGTTGGCGAAGGCATCACGAAGGGCGAATACAGCATTGTGAATGGCCGAATAAACGATCTTGCTTGGGACGGTGATTCACAGCGGATTATCGCAGTCGGAGACGGAAAGCAAAGATATGGTCACTGCATTACTTGGGATAGCGGAAATACTGTGGGCGAAATAAGTGGACACACTCAAGCGATCAATGCCGTTTCAATCCGCCAACAGCGCCCGCTGCGCGCAGCTGCCGCCGGTGACGATAAGAATGTAGTCTTTTATCACGGCGCGCCATTTAAATTCAACACTGGCATCCGAGACAAACACACCAATTACATCTATGGCGTTGGCTTCAGCCCCGATGGCTCTACGTTGGTCAGCGTTGGTGCTGACAGGAAGATCTGGTTATACGATGGAAAATCCGGGGAGGTTAAGGGGCAgattggagaaggggagcaCAAGGGAAGCATCTTCGCGGTGTCATGGTCGAAGGATTCGCGTAAGTTCGTCACCGCCAGTGCTGACAAAACTGTCAAAATCTGGGACGCGGAAGCAGGCAAGGTCACCCAGAATTGGAACATTGGAGGTGAGGGAAACCAAAACTTCCTGAATCAGCAAGTCGGCGTGGTATGGCCTCCAGGCAGGAGTGATAACCTGCTCATCAGCCTGTCATTAAGCGGTGACCTTAACTACCTTGTCGAAGGTACACCTGAACCAAGACAAATCATCCAGGGCCACCAGAAGAACATTACATCCTTGACTGCATTTGAATCTAGCAGTGGAGAAGAAACTCTATGGACAGGAAGCTTTGATGGAAGGGTGTGTGGCTGGGATGTGCCTACTGGGAAAGCCGAGACGATCGAAGGAGATGGCTCTTCGTCGTATATTGCAGGTCTGACATCGACCCAGGAAGGCGCTGGGAGGCTCTACAGCGTTGCCTGGGACGATACCATTCGTTCTCTAGACATCGGCGCCAAGACTTATACCGGTAGTTCTTCTAAGCTGTCCGGACAGCCCAAAGGAATCGCTGGCGGAGGTACGACCGTTCTGGTGGCAAATGCCGAAAGCATCGAGATTCACAGGGATGGCCAGAAAGTCGGCGATTTCAAACCAAACTTCTCTGTCACTGCTGTAGCGGCTCACGGCAGTATAGCAGCAATTGGAGGAGACGATTCGACTGTTCAGATTTGCGACATTGCTGGAACTTCCTTAACGCCCAAACATGATTTCAAGGCGTCGCGCGACGTGGTATCGGCTATGGCATTTTCGCCAGATGGTTCCAAATTAGCTATTGGTGACTCGCGCGGTCGCGTGCTAGTCTACAAGGTGGCGGACGGCAGCTTGGTGAATGATCGTTGGACTGCACACACGTCTCGGATAACCTCTATTGCATGGAACGACAACGGCGCTCACATCGTCAGCGGAGCGTTAGATACCAATATTTTCGTTTGGAGCTTGACAAATCCAGGCGACTGGCTGCAAGTGTCCAATGCTCACAAAGAGGGTGTTAATGGCGTGGCATGGATTGCTGGGGGCTCCAAGGTTGCCTCCGCTGGGGCCGATGCGGCGGTCAAGGTATGGAAGGTTGAAGGACTGAAATAA
- a CDS encoding mitochondrial 37S ribosomal protein RSM18 (transcript_id=CADANIAT00000541) — protein sequence MTLPLLSSSPLRAFPSVVRLACRSNSTTSKSVANELENLIRPARPAPAAQRLPLRRQTNRQRAIEEERTLRENRLMEKFQTREWKAGDIYAPHDLSPAEMKKWNKRNPPTSDVFDAVNLNPLDVYKNFSIMSEYMTDMGRIKHRKVTGLRGVNQRKLAKAIRRAIGVGLMPSVHRHPEILAEIKFRTDGGF from the exons ATGActcttccgcttctttcctcgtcgCCATTACGGGCATTTCCATCGGTTGTGCGATTGGCTTGCCGCTCCAACTCAACCACGTCTAAAAGTGTCGCAAACGAGCTCGAGAATCTCATACGCCCGGCTAGACCAGCCCCTG CAGCGCAGAGATTGCCGCTCCGCCGCCAGACAAACCGCCAGCGAGccattgaagaggagaggacgCTTAGGGAAAACCGACTCATGGAAAAATTTCAGACGCGCGAATGGAAGGCTGGTGATATATATGCCCCTCATGATCTCAGCCCTgccgagatgaagaaatggaacAAGCGCAACCCTCCAACTTCAGACGTCTTTGATGCCGTCAATCTGAACCCTCTGGATGTCTATAAG AACTTTTCCATTATGTCCGAATATATGACCGATATGGGACGTATCAAACACAGAAAAGTGACCGGCCTACGGGGCGTGAACCAGCGGAAGCTTGCGAAGGCAATCCGAAGAGCTATTGGTGTTGGCTTAATGCCGAGTGTTCACCGTCATCCAGAGATTCTCGCGGAGATAAAGTTCAGGACTGATGGCGGATTCTGA